ACCAGGTTGTTCGGCGTAATGTGCAGCAGGCTCGACAGGGCCGATGGCGGACAGCCGGGATTGTGACGGATCGTCATCAGAATCGCATAATGTTGAGTCGTGATATCCAGCGGTGCGAACACTTCCGAAAATAGTCCGTCCGCCACGCTTACCGAGCGCCGAAGTCGAAATCCGACGGCCCTGTCCAATTCGGGTGCAAGAGTGAGATCAAAGCCAATGCCGCGACGCGGTTGTGGCCGCGTAGGCGTCGCCGGACGCCCGGGCGCGGGCGTTATGGGATCGGTCACTGAGACTGGCGCGTCCGCTCCTTTGGGCATGGTGTCGCATGTCTCAGGGCACGAATATTGTCCAGTACCCATGAAGCGGGCGGTCCGAATGGCAGCTGTGTCACGGTCCGCTTTCAAGCCTGTCGGCTGTGGAATGGTCCTGTCCCCGCAATCGGCCGGGCTCGGGTCAGGCCCGTGCAGCGACGATGATGATCTCCACCCGATAATCGGGTGTTGCCAGCCTTGCTTCGCCGGTTGCCCGGGTCGGCGCCGGCGCGCCCGCGATCCACGCGTCCCAGACCGCGTTCATCTCCGCGAAATCGGCCATGTCGGCAAGCCAGATGGTCGCGCTGAGCAAGTGATCCTTGTCGCTTCCGGTGCGCGCCAGCAACGCGTCGATCTGGGCGAGCACAGCGTGAGTCTGCCGGATCACGGACTCGCCCGGTGCCCCAACCTGACCGGCGAAGTAGATGGTGTCGCCATGAATGACCGCCTGGCTCATGCGTGGGCCGGCATCGATACGGGTAATGGTCATGAAGATATCCCTGCTTGCTGACGCACAGGCCAATAACGACTGAACGGCGGATCGCGAACATTGATTGCAATCGCCGGTGTGCCGCGCGGGACATAGCTGGCTCCGCAACAGCGCAATTCAGGTCCGTATCGCCGCCGCACCACCGCCGGCCGGAGCCGTCGCGGTGCCGGCTGTGGTCGATCCGCCGGATGCCGGCGACCCGGCGCCGGCGGGCGGGTTTGGAGCGGCGGCGCCGCCCGGTGCACCGCCCCCGACCGCTGTCCCGCCGGTAGTGGTTCCACCGCTCCCGGCGACCGGTGCGGTGCCTCCAGCGCCACCGGTCGTTGTTCCGCCCGGGGGGCTGCCTGACCCAGCACCGGTCCGGGCGGCGCCTGTAGTGGTCGAGCCGCCAGCTGCGCCACCCCCGGAGGTAGAACCGGCACCCGAGGTCGAACCGGCGCCCGCGCCGCTCCCGGCTGCCCCTCCCGCGCCCCTGCCGGTAAGCGCGCCGATCGCGGAATCGACCGCGCTCGGCGGTGGCGGCGGCGGTGTGGGCGCCAGCGCGGGCGGGCGGTTGGCCCCGCGCGCGGTGTTGGCCGCCTGATCGGCGGTGATGCGGGCGCGATCGGTTTCCGCCGCGATCGACAATTCGCGTTCGGGGTTGAGCGTATTGAGGCGGAGGCGCTCGACCGTCTGCTCTGACGCAATGCGGTCGAGCGGCACCTGATCGGTGCGGAAATGCAGCTCGACCGAGCTGTTGAGGTCGGCGGATGCGTTGGTCTGCTCGCGCGTCGCGACATCGTCGGTGCGGACATAGCCGATCGTCGTATTCACCGAAGCCGATGCGCTCCATAAACCGATGCCGCCTGATGCGCTCGCGCCCATCGTCGTCCGCGTGTCGAAGCCACTGTGCGACTGTTCCTCGGCGGCCGAACTCGCGTCGATGTGAAAGCGCATCGATGCGTTGATGCGGCCCGAATCGATCACGATGCGCTGCATGCCCATCTGCACCATGGTGGCGAGCATCTGCTGACGATTGCGCGCGAGCGACGCGCGCACGAACGGCACGAGTTCCTGCGCGCCGGTCGGCACCGCCGTGCCCGGCTCCAGGCTGAGCGCCGCACGAATGGCGTCGACACTCGGCGGCGCGCCGCGTGTCGTGAGCCGCACTGGTTCGGGCTCGTCCTCCGGGTCGGGCACGTCGCGCGGGTCGGGCGGCTCGGGTTCCTCGACCGCGAAACTCTGCGGAAATTGCTGCGCGAGCCAGCGCTTCGCCGGGTCGTCGCTGCTCCCGCCGAGCGAGGAAAATCCGTCGAGCGACTGCGAGACCCCGCGAACCAGTTCGACATATTGTTGCAGCTGCTGCTGGTTGGTTTCGACCATCGCGCGAAAAACGCCGGTGATCAGTTCGTTGACGAAGCGCGGAAAGCTGATCGCCTGCAGCATGCGGCGCGTCGTGCCCGCCATCCCCTCGACCGCCGAACCGCCATAATGTCCTGCCGCATCCATGGCGCGAGCGACCGGAGGCATTTGCGGCGCCGGGGCACTGCTCTCTTCCTCCAGCAGTTTTGCCGCATGCGCGATGCGGACCAGCGCGTTGGCGATCGTCCGCCGGTCGTCCGGCGCGACCTGTTCGAACCCCTGCGCCTGAGTCAGCGCGTCGTGAACCACCGCCCGGACATGGCCGGGCGGTTGCGCCAAAGCCGCGGTGGCGGGCGCGGTCGTCATCATGTCAGCGCCCGAGGTCGCGCCAGGCCGACCCGCCCGCATCCGGTGCCCTGCCGCCCGCCGGAGCGCGGGCGGATACAGCCGGTTGTTCGCTTTCACCGCGCACGATCGACAGCGTTTC
This portion of the Sphingomonas sp. So64.6b genome encodes:
- a CDS encoding RidA family protein, with translation MTITRIDAGPRMSQAVIHGDTIYFAGQVGAPGESVIRQTHAVLAQIDALLARTGSDKDHLLSATIWLADMADFAEMNAVWDAWIAGAPAPTRATGEARLATPDYRVEIIIVAARA